One genomic window of Paenisporosarcina antarctica includes the following:
- a CDS encoding alpha/beta fold hydrolase, giving the protein MAKSIYYVKMSDGHEIYTEVYKPEDSPIGHVHILHGLAEHIGRYEEFAHILVEKGYMVSGHDHRGHGQTGKKQSPLGFFANKDGFERVTEDVREVLQAVRKDITCESPILFAHSMGSFIGRRYIQKYGQSVSKIVLSGTDGPTGLTGKIGKIFAQGFALIKGKQAENPFLNKMTFGNFNGKFKESQTDFDWLSSDQSEVQKYVEDPLCGFVPSNQLFIDLINGLSIIHDNIEIERIPKNIPILMIAGTIDPVSRNGKKLWIVAKQYKKAGLTDITVVLVEDKRHELLHDIGKEDTFNLVMKWMEKK; this is encoded by the coding sequence ATGGCTAAAAGTATTTATTATGTAAAAATGTCAGATGGACATGAAATCTATACAGAAGTATATAAACCAGAGGATTCACCAATTGGACATGTTCATATATTACATGGCTTGGCAGAGCATATTGGCCGTTATGAAGAGTTTGCTCATATTTTGGTGGAAAAAGGATATATGGTATCTGGGCATGACCATCGTGGGCATGGACAAACAGGAAAAAAACAAAGTCCACTCGGATTTTTTGCCAATAAGGATGGCTTTGAACGAGTGACGGAAGATGTAAGGGAAGTTTTACAAGCTGTTCGTAAGGATATAACTTGTGAAAGTCCAATTCTTTTTGCCCACAGTATGGGCTCATTTATTGGGAGGCGCTATATTCAAAAATACGGTCAGTCTGTATCAAAAATTGTCCTATCAGGAACGGATGGACCAACAGGTTTAACTGGTAAAATAGGTAAAATTTTTGCGCAAGGATTTGCACTCATCAAAGGAAAGCAAGCTGAGAATCCTTTTCTAAATAAAATGACATTTGGTAATTTTAATGGAAAATTTAAAGAATCGCAAACTGATTTCGATTGGTTAAGTTCTGATCAATCAGAAGTTCAAAAATATGTTGAGGATCCTTTGTGTGGGTTTGTTCCGAGTAACCAACTTTTTATCGATTTAATCAATGGACTCAGTATCATTCATGACAACATAGAAATTGAGCGTATTCCAAAAAACATACCAATTTTAATGATAGCTGGAACAATAGACCCTGTCAGCAGAAACGGAAAAAAACTGTGGATAGTTGCCAAACAATATAAAAAAGCAGGATTAACTGATATTACTGTGGTGTTAGTAGAAGATAAAAGGCATGAATTATTACACGATATTGGAAAAGAAGATACTTTTAATCTCGTCATGAAATGGATGGAGAAAAAATGA
- a CDS encoding metal ABC transporter solute-binding protein, Zn/Mn family: protein MKTIKYVTGIMSIILLLLISACGKDDENANKDPNEQIHVIATYSIIYDIVKNVGGDRVEIHTLAPVGSNPHEYDPLPKDVQLTTDADAVFYNGLNLEAGNSWFEKLLLTANKGEKDSPVFQMSEGVQPKYLTTKGKESEEDPHAWLDIRNGIKYAENARDGLIKVDPEHADVYEKNAKAYIEKLETLHQESVTRYNEIPKEQRLLITSEGAFKYFSEAYDFDAAYIWEINAENQGSPDQVKSVVDFINTKKDAVLFVETSIDPRSMETVSAETGVPIYGKVFTDSIGKPGEDGDTYIKMMEWNIDTIFKGLTEK from the coding sequence ATGAAAACTATAAAATATGTTACAGGCATCATGAGCATCATATTGCTCCTACTTATTTCAGCGTGTGGAAAAGATGATGAAAATGCTAATAAAGATCCTAACGAACAAATCCATGTCATTGCTACCTATTCAATTATTTACGATATTGTTAAAAATGTGGGTGGAGATCGAGTAGAGATTCATACGCTTGCTCCAGTTGGTTCTAATCCTCATGAATATGATCCGCTTCCAAAAGATGTTCAACTAACAACAGATGCGGATGCCGTATTTTACAATGGACTTAATTTAGAAGCAGGAAACTCTTGGTTTGAAAAATTATTACTCACTGCCAATAAAGGTGAAAAAGACTCACCTGTGTTTCAGATGAGTGAAGGTGTTCAACCAAAATATTTGACCACTAAAGGGAAAGAATCTGAAGAAGACCCTCATGCATGGTTAGATATTCGTAACGGAATTAAATATGCTGAAAATGCTAGAGATGGATTGATTAAAGTTGACCCAGAACATGCAGATGTATATGAAAAGAACGCTAAAGCATACATTGAGAAACTTGAAACTCTACATCAGGAATCAGTTACGCGTTATAACGAAATTCCAAAAGAACAGCGTCTTTTAATTACAAGCGAAGGTGCCTTTAAATATTTCTCTGAAGCTTATGATTTTGATGCAGCTTATATCTGGGAAATTAATGCTGAAAATCAAGGATCTCCAGATCAAGTGAAATCAGTAGTTGATTTTATTAATACGAAAAAAGATGCTGTATTATTTGTTGAAACGAGCATAGATCCTCGTAGTATGGAAACAGTGTCTGCTGAAACTGGAGTACCGATCTACGGCAAAGTCTTTACTGACTCCATAGGTAAGCCCGGTGAAGATGGTGATACGTATATTAAAATGATGGAATGGAATATTGACACGATTTTTAAAGGCTTGACTGAAAAATAG
- the mutS gene encoding DNA mismatch repair protein MutS: protein MNNYTPMIQQYLQVKSEYADAFLFFRLGDFYELFFEDAIRASQILEITLTSRAGGSVERIPMCGVPHHAAQNYIETLIQKGYRVAICEQTEDPKQAIGVVKREVVRLITPGTIIEGKNMDGKTNHFIASAEEIDENCYAYAYLDLSTGEGTSVILTGTEKNLIQELQALSIRELVVPEQLFVLLSDLAEAHSILLSIEETKLELNTNKLFVEQNPIDVHGVCHRLVTYLHRTQKRSLDHIQPFKFQEREELLTIDFHSKRNLELVQSIRGGDQKGSLYWLLDETMTAMGGRKLKQWLHQPLANRTKIEERLEIVTEMLEAYFIRADIRETLKEVYDLERLIGRISFGTASGRDLSQLRQSLIQIPLIKEKLKESAKPALIKAANNLDECLELLNMLKEAISDHPPLSVKEGDIIRDGFHARLDELRYAKKNGKDWISALELKERERTGIKGLKIGYNRIFGYYIEITKSNIHLADLTRYERKQTLANAERYITDELKEKESLILTAEEESLVLEYSLFVDVREQVKQYIPQVQKLAAKVSELDVFSSFAEVTDHYRLTKPTFHDGLDLTIVNGRHPVVEKMMNKQHYVPNDCVLSSEENMLLITGPNMSGKSTFMRQVAITVIMGQMGCYVPAEKALLPVTDQIFTRIGAADDLAAGQSTFMVEMLESTYAITHATERSLLLFDEIGRGTSTYDGMALAQAMMEYIHTEIRANTLFSTHYHELTQLEKHLDKLRNVHVAAIEQNGKVVFLHKVKSGPADKSYGIHVAELAQLPEPIIVRAREILQELETVKEHESKGKQSTVNEQLTFFQESKKQPEEIKKEPITDGVLSSIREIDITGTTPMKALQFLYELQQKIGK from the coding sequence ATGAACAATTATACACCTATGATTCAACAGTACTTACAAGTAAAATCTGAGTATGCAGATGCCTTTTTGTTTTTCCGCTTAGGTGATTTTTATGAACTGTTTTTTGAAGATGCAATTAGAGCGTCTCAAATTCTTGAAATTACATTGACTAGTCGTGCGGGGGGAAGCGTAGAACGCATTCCAATGTGTGGAGTTCCTCACCACGCCGCACAAAATTACATAGAAACACTTATTCAAAAAGGATATCGTGTAGCGATTTGTGAACAAACAGAAGACCCAAAACAAGCTATAGGGGTAGTGAAACGTGAAGTTGTTCGTTTAATCACACCTGGTACAATTATTGAAGGCAAAAATATGGACGGAAAAACTAATCATTTTATTGCTTCAGCAGAAGAAATTGACGAAAATTGCTATGCCTATGCTTATTTAGATTTATCGACTGGCGAAGGTACAAGCGTTATATTGACAGGAACAGAAAAAAACCTGATACAAGAACTACAAGCATTATCAATTCGAGAGCTCGTTGTACCTGAACAGTTATTTGTTCTTTTATCAGATTTAGCTGAAGCACATTCAATTTTATTATCTATTGAAGAAACCAAGCTTGAGTTGAATACAAATAAATTGTTTGTTGAACAAAACCCAATTGATGTTCATGGTGTTTGTCATCGACTTGTAACCTATTTGCATCGAACTCAAAAACGTTCACTAGATCACATTCAGCCGTTTAAATTTCAGGAGCGGGAAGAACTTTTGACAATTGATTTTCATTCAAAAAGGAACTTGGAATTGGTTCAATCTATTCGAGGTGGAGACCAAAAAGGGTCGTTATACTGGCTGCTAGATGAAACCATGACCGCGATGGGGGGACGAAAATTAAAGCAATGGTTACACCAACCGCTAGCAAATCGCACGAAAATAGAAGAGCGACTCGAAATTGTGACAGAAATGCTTGAAGCCTATTTCATTCGCGCCGATATTAGAGAAACCCTAAAAGAAGTGTATGATTTGGAGAGATTAATTGGTCGTATCTCTTTTGGTACAGCAAGTGGTCGCGATTTAAGTCAATTGCGACAATCGCTTATTCAAATTCCTCTTATTAAAGAGAAATTAAAAGAAAGTGCAAAACCTGCATTAATAAAAGCAGCGAATAATTTAGATGAATGTTTGGAACTTTTAAATATGCTTAAAGAGGCGATCTCTGACCATCCTCCACTTTCTGTCAAAGAAGGGGATATCATTCGTGACGGTTTTCATGCTCGATTGGATGAGCTTCGCTACGCTAAGAAAAACGGAAAAGATTGGATATCAGCTCTAGAGCTTAAAGAAAGGGAACGTACAGGAATTAAGGGCTTGAAAATTGGATATAATCGCATATTCGGTTACTATATTGAGATTACAAAATCCAATATTCATTTAGCTGATTTGACGCGCTATGAACGAAAACAAACCTTAGCCAATGCAGAAAGATATATAACTGATGAGCTAAAAGAAAAAGAATCACTTATTTTAACGGCAGAAGAAGAAAGTTTAGTTTTGGAATATTCTCTTTTTGTAGATGTTCGCGAACAAGTAAAACAGTATATACCTCAAGTTCAGAAACTCGCGGCAAAAGTGAGTGAACTTGATGTCTTTTCAAGTTTTGCTGAAGTGACAGATCATTATCGCTTAACAAAACCAACATTCCACGATGGATTGGACTTAACAATTGTCAATGGACGTCATCCTGTAGTTGAAAAGATGATGAACAAACAACATTATGTACCAAATGATTGTGTTCTTTCATCAGAAGAAAACATGTTGTTAATCACAGGTCCTAACATGTCTGGTAAAAGCACATTTATGCGACAAGTGGCCATTACCGTCATTATGGGGCAAATGGGCTGTTATGTACCTGCTGAGAAAGCCTTACTACCTGTTACGGATCAAATATTCACGCGCATTGGGGCAGCAGATGATTTGGCAGCAGGACAAAGTACATTCATGGTAGAGATGCTTGAATCAACTTACGCAATAACTCATGCGACTGAGCGCAGTTTATTACTGTTCGATGAAATTGGTCGTGGTACATCTACGTATGATGGTATGGCACTCGCACAAGCGATGATGGAATACATTCATACAGAAATTCGTGCAAATACATTGTTTTCAACTCATTATCATGAACTTACTCAATTAGAAAAGCACTTAGATAAACTAAGAAATGTACATGTAGCGGCTATAGAGCAGAACGGTAAAGTAGTCTTTTTACATAAAGTGAAAAGTGGACCGGCTGATAAGAGTTATGGTATCCATGTGGCAGAACTTGCACAGTTACCTGAACCAATTATTGTTAGAGCAAGAGAGATACTGCAAGAGCTGGAGACAGTAAAAGAACATGAAAGTAAGGGCAAGCAATCTACAGTAAATGAACAGTTAACCTTTTTCCAAGAATCTAAAAAACAACCTGAAGAGATAAAAAAAGAACCCATAACAGATGGTGTACTATCATCTATTCGAGAGATAGATATAACAGGAACAACACCGATGAAAGCACTACAGTTTTTATATGAACTACAGCAAAAAATCGGTAAATAA
- a CDS encoding metal ABC transporter ATP-binding protein — MATAIAVNDLFVSYNGTEALKNVSFTVEEGKLVGIIGPNGAGKSTLLKVLLNLIKKDNGKVEILGKSIKEMKTKVAYVPQRSNIDWDFPITVIDTVLLGTYPNLGIFKRPKKEHKLLAMECLEKVGIAELSKRQIGELSGGQQQRVFLARALAQKPEMYFLDEPFVGVDVTSEEKIISILKELRDNGKTVVVVHHDLSKASDYFNELILLNKELIDHGDVEKVFQPQVLSRAYTNQFPTLIGDEVKV, encoded by the coding sequence ATGGCAACAGCAATAGCCGTTAACGATTTATTTGTTTCGTATAACGGTACCGAGGCTTTAAAGAATGTCAGTTTTACAGTTGAGGAAGGTAAATTGGTTGGTATTATTGGACCAAACGGTGCAGGGAAATCGACTTTGTTAAAAGTTTTATTAAATCTAATAAAAAAAGATAACGGAAAAGTTGAAATACTAGGAAAATCGATTAAGGAAATGAAAACAAAAGTTGCTTATGTTCCTCAACGAAGTAATATCGACTGGGATTTTCCGATTACAGTTATTGATACTGTATTACTCGGTACTTATCCAAACTTGGGCATCTTCAAGCGTCCAAAAAAAGAACATAAGTTATTAGCTATGGAGTGTTTAGAAAAAGTAGGGATAGCAGAGCTTTCTAAACGTCAAATAGGAGAACTTTCAGGTGGACAACAGCAAAGAGTATTCCTTGCTCGAGCATTGGCACAGAAACCTGAGATGTATTTTCTTGATGAACCGTTCGTAGGTGTTGATGTCACTAGTGAGGAGAAAATTATCTCGATATTAAAAGAGCTTCGAGATAACGGAAAAACTGTAGTCGTTGTTCATCATGATTTAAGTAAAGCCAGTGATTATTTTAATGAACTAATTTTGTTAAACAAAGAGCTAATCGATCATGGGGACGTTGAAAAAGTATTTCAACCACAAGTCTTAAGTAGAGCATACACAAATCAATTTCCTACATTGATTGGAGATGAGGTTAAAGTATGA
- a CDS encoding SET domain-containing protein translates to MIEIKTSTLSDGELNRGVFAKRNIKKGELIHEAPVLPYPNEQHEHVEKTLLADYAFEYGINHTALVLGYGMLFNHSYQPNAMYDINFDNHTFDFFAYKDIKAGEEVLINYNGEVENDDPLWFNEENENPTND, encoded by the coding sequence ATGATTGAAATCAAAACATCTACATTAAGTGACGGAGAATTAAATCGTGGCGTTTTTGCAAAACGTAATATCAAAAAAGGCGAACTCATTCATGAAGCGCCTGTTCTCCCCTATCCAAATGAACAACATGAACATGTTGAGAAGACGCTTTTAGCGGATTATGCTTTTGAGTATGGCATAAACCATACTGCATTGGTATTAGGATATGGCATGTTATTTAATCACTCGTACCAACCAAATGCAATGTATGATATTAATTTTGACAATCATACTTTTGATTTCTTTGCTTACAAAGATATTAAAGCTGGAGAAGAAGTATTGATAAACTATAACGGAGAAGTCGAAAATGATGACCCATTGTGGTTCAACGAAGAAAATGAAAACCCAACGAATGACTAG
- the cotE gene encoding outer spore coat protein CotE, which produces MKYIRQIVTKAVVAKGKKRAEASETLRPPNNPSSILGCWVINHTHQAKKHGKFVEVTGKYDINVWYAHHEHSKTSVFSETVPYRERIKLHYREEDTHGVEDVHLRVAQQPNCTEAVITSDGEQFKVTVERELHAEIVGETTVCIQVQPQDVEEEWSYKDESSSSSTSSYDDSKESS; this is translated from the coding sequence TTGAAATATATCCGTCAAATCGTGACGAAAGCAGTCGTGGCGAAAGGGAAAAAGAGAGCTGAAGCTAGTGAAACATTACGTCCACCAAATAACCCTTCAAGCATTTTAGGGTGTTGGGTTATTAATCACACTCACCAGGCGAAAAAGCACGGCAAGTTCGTTGAAGTAACAGGGAAGTATGACATTAATGTGTGGTATGCTCATCACGAGCATTCGAAAACTTCTGTTTTTTCAGAGACTGTGCCTTACAGAGAACGTATCAAACTGCATTACCGCGAAGAAGATACACATGGTGTTGAAGATGTACATTTACGTGTAGCTCAACAACCAAATTGTACGGAAGCCGTTATCACATCTGATGGTGAACAATTTAAAGTAACAGTAGAAAGAGAGCTACACGCAGAAATCGTTGGTGAAACAACTGTATGTATTCAAGTTCAACCACAAGATGTTGAAGAAGAATGGTCTTATAAAGATGAAAGTTCTTCGTCTTCTACATCATCATATGATGATTCGAAAGAATCCTCTTAA
- a CDS encoding glycerol-3-phosphate dehydrogenase/oxidase: MMLSAGGRSKIIRTLNTFEFDLLIIGGGITGAGIALDAVTRGLSVALVEMQDFAAGTSSRSTKLVHGGLRYLKQFEIQLVAEVGREREIVYENAVHVTEPEWMLLPFHKGGTFGPISTSVGLRVYDFLAGVKRAERRQMLSTGETKKKEPLLKTDGLRGAGYYVEYRTDDARLTIEVIKKAAEKGAVCVNYVKAQSFVYQQGKIIGVDVVDQISGETATILAKNVVNATGPWVDSVRAKDSIENGKQLHMTKGVHVVVDQSVFPLKQAVYFDTPDGRMMFAIPRNGKAYVGTTDTFYGENPKNPIATSEDVTYILNAIAFMFPSIQLTQQQVESTWAGIRPLIYEKGKNPSEISRKDEIWESASGLVTIAGGKLTGYRKMAELVVERVKRNGRVSSFGPSVTKHLQLSGGDFGGSKCFISFIEKKALEGEKYGLTYDEAQHLAAFYGTNVDKLYDFAVVHKDNTYGLPLPIASRLDYAIQYEMACTPADFFVRRTGNLYFNIEEVHEYKEQVCQMMKSQLGYSENQLDFYRFDLDKQIKATTSFREENS; the protein is encoded by the coding sequence ATGATGCTTTCAGCAGGAGGACGTTCAAAAATTATTCGAACTTTAAATACCTTTGAATTTGATTTACTTATAATTGGTGGTGGAATCACTGGAGCGGGTATTGCTCTTGACGCAGTAACGAGAGGACTATCCGTTGCGTTAGTTGAAATGCAAGACTTTGCTGCAGGTACTTCTAGTCGTTCTACAAAACTCGTGCACGGTGGCCTTCGTTATTTAAAACAATTTGAAATACAATTGGTTGCTGAAGTGGGTAGAGAACGTGAAATCGTTTATGAAAATGCAGTTCATGTAACAGAGCCTGAATGGATGCTCCTACCGTTTCACAAAGGTGGTACATTTGGACCGATTTCAACGTCTGTTGGGCTTAGAGTGTATGACTTTTTAGCTGGAGTAAAACGTGCTGAACGACGTCAAATGTTATCAACTGGGGAAACGAAGAAAAAAGAGCCCCTTCTAAAAACTGATGGACTTCGTGGAGCTGGTTACTACGTTGAATACCGAACGGATGATGCTCGATTGACGATTGAAGTAATCAAAAAGGCGGCTGAAAAAGGTGCAGTTTGCGTAAACTATGTTAAAGCACAATCATTTGTCTACCAACAAGGTAAAATTATTGGAGTTGATGTAGTGGATCAAATTTCTGGTGAAACTGCAACCATTCTTGCCAAAAATGTTGTCAATGCGACGGGACCTTGGGTAGATAGTGTTCGTGCAAAGGATTCAATTGAAAATGGTAAACAACTTCATATGACAAAAGGTGTTCATGTGGTAGTTGACCAATCAGTTTTCCCTTTAAAACAAGCCGTTTACTTTGATACCCCTGATGGTCGAATGATGTTTGCGATACCCAGAAATGGTAAAGCATACGTTGGAACGACAGATACTTTTTATGGAGAAAATCCAAAAAATCCTATTGCGACGAGTGAGGATGTCACATACATATTAAATGCAATTGCTTTTATGTTCCCAAGCATCCAATTAACTCAACAGCAAGTAGAATCTACTTGGGCAGGTATCAGACCTCTTATCTATGAAAAAGGAAAAAATCCGTCAGAGATTTCTCGTAAAGATGAAATCTGGGAGTCTGCAAGTGGACTTGTTACAATAGCTGGAGGTAAGTTAACTGGGTACAGAAAAATGGCTGAATTGGTCGTTGAGCGTGTAAAGAGAAACGGCAGAGTCTCTTCTTTTGGACCTTCTGTTACAAAACATCTTCAATTGTCTGGTGGGGATTTTGGAGGTTCTAAATGTTTTATATCCTTTATTGAAAAGAAAGCACTTGAAGGTGAAAAATATGGCTTAACATATGATGAAGCTCAACATCTTGCAGCCTTTTATGGAACGAATGTTGACAAATTATATGACTTTGCAGTTGTTCACAAAGACAATACTTATGGATTGCCGTTACCTATAGCTTCAAGGCTGGATTATGCTATCCAATATGAAATGGCATGTACTCCAGCTGATTTTTTTGTTCGACGAACAGGTAATTTATATTTCAATATTGAAGAAGTACATGAATATAAAGAGCAAGTGTGTCAAATGATGAAATCACAACTTGGATATTCAGAAAACCAATTGGATTTTTATCGATTTGATTTGGATAAACAAATTAAAGCAACAACATCATTTCGAGAGGAGAATTCTTGA
- the mutL gene encoding DNA mismatch repair endonuclease MutL yields the protein MGHIRLMDEPLSNKIAAGEVVERPASVVKELVENAIDAGSTSIDIYLEEAGLQTIHITDNGSGMDEEDAILSFSRHATSKIANEYDLFRIRTLGFRGEALASIASVSKVALWTSDGSTTGTSIEIEGSHVKKQQAGALRKGTDIKVSQLFFNTPARLKYMKTIQTELGHIIDLINRLALCYPSIAFKLSHGEQVLLHTNGRGDLQQVIAAIYGMAIAKKMIPFEGESSDYRIHGYASLPEITRASKNYLTLFVNGRWVKHYSVQQSIVNAYHTFLPIERYPLVILNIVGDPYLTDVNVHPSKQHIRLSKEKELQQLVEDTIRNTIRSLMRAPEIAEKPKKAIVSSEQMDLWKSKPVQPTYSENRSMHTFNKTSDTSMVKEQMDHQEPFIPPIENMQAVSSKEPFPELDIVGQIHGTYIVAQSVDGFYLIDQHAAQERIKYEFFRDKVGEVEAGERQSLLIPLSMHYSADEALHLKEYANQLEDVGISLEDFGPTTFIVRDHPVWFPKGFEEEIVKELVEQVLTGRKADVKKLREVAAIMMSCKRSIKANHFLTKDDMTKLLFDLRQAEHPFTCPHGRPVIVHFSTYEIEKMFKRVM from the coding sequence ATGGGACATATTCGCTTAATGGATGAACCCTTATCGAACAAAATAGCGGCGGGTGAAGTTGTAGAACGTCCTGCTTCCGTTGTTAAAGAACTTGTGGAAAACGCAATTGACGCCGGTAGTACTTCAATTGATATATATCTAGAAGAAGCGGGGTTACAAACGATCCATATAACAGACAACGGGAGCGGGATGGATGAAGAAGATGCCATTCTTTCTTTTTCACGACACGCAACGAGTAAAATAGCAAATGAATATGATCTTTTCCGTATACGAACACTGGGTTTCCGAGGAGAAGCACTTGCCAGTATTGCTTCTGTATCTAAAGTGGCATTATGGACTTCTGATGGTTCTACTACTGGGACAAGTATTGAAATAGAAGGTAGTCATGTGAAAAAACAGCAAGCAGGAGCACTTCGTAAAGGGACGGATATTAAAGTATCCCAACTGTTTTTCAATACACCAGCTCGATTGAAATATATGAAAACCATTCAAACGGAGCTTGGACATATCATCGATTTAATTAATCGATTGGCCCTTTGTTATCCATCTATTGCGTTTAAATTAAGCCACGGTGAACAAGTGTTACTTCATACGAATGGACGTGGTGATTTACAACAAGTAATCGCTGCAATCTATGGGATGGCAATTGCCAAAAAAATGATACCTTTTGAAGGTGAATCATCTGATTACCGTATCCATGGTTATGCTTCCTTACCAGAAATCACACGTGCATCAAAAAATTACCTTACTCTCTTTGTAAATGGTAGATGGGTTAAGCATTATAGCGTGCAACAATCGATTGTTAATGCATACCACACATTCTTACCAATAGAACGGTATCCGCTTGTCATATTGAATATCGTTGGTGATCCTTATTTGACGGATGTCAACGTGCATCCATCAAAACAACATATTCGATTGAGCAAAGAAAAAGAGTTGCAACAATTAGTCGAAGACACGATTAGAAACACGATTCGATCATTAATGAGAGCACCGGAAATTGCCGAAAAACCCAAAAAAGCCATCGTATCAAGTGAACAAATGGATCTCTGGAAGTCAAAACCAGTCCAACCAACTTATTCAGAAAATCGATCGATGCACACCTTTAACAAAACATCAGACACATCAATGGTAAAAGAACAGATGGACCATCAAGAGCCATTTATTCCACCAATCGAAAACATGCAAGCTGTTTCCTCTAAAGAGCCATTCCCAGAACTTGATATCGTTGGACAAATTCATGGCACGTATATTGTTGCTCAAAGTGTAGACGGGTTTTATTTAATAGATCAGCATGCGGCACAAGAACGAATTAAGTATGAATTTTTCCGTGATAAAGTAGGAGAGGTCGAAGCAGGGGAAAGACAGTCTTTGCTCATTCCTTTGTCAATGCATTATTCTGCAGATGAAGCTTTACATTTAAAGGAATATGCTAATCAGCTAGAAGATGTCGGGATTTCTCTAGAAGATTTTGGTCCTACTACCTTTATTGTTCGAGATCACCCAGTATGGTTTCCAAAAGGTTTTGAAGAAGAAATTGTTAAAGAATTAGTGGAACAAGTGCTAACTGGTCGAAAAGCGGACGTTAAAAAGTTACGAGAAGTTGCAGCTATTATGATGAGTTGTAAACGTTCAATTAAAGCCAATCATTTTTTAACAAAAGATGATATGACGAAGCTTCTATTTGATTTAAGACAAGCTGAACATCCATTTACATGTCCACATGGACGACCTGTTATTGTTCATTTTTCCACGTATGAGATTGAAAAAATGTTTAAACGGGTTATGTAA
- a CDS encoding metal ABC transporter permease: MNFIEALIHYGFLQKALLTSIMVGIICGVIGCFIILRGMALMGDAISHAVLPGVALSYILGINFFFGAVFTGLITALGIGFISNNSRIKNDVSIGIMFTAAFASGIILITFMKSSTDLYHILFGNVLAVRPSEMLSTLIIGIFILVSIYVFYKELLVSSFDPTMAAAYGLPTKVIHYFLMALLTLVTVASLQTVGIILVVAMLITPASTAYLLTDRLWVMLYLSAGIGVLSAILGLYFSYTYNLASGATIVLAATVLFILAFLFSPKQGLIWRAIKSARKREMHSQS, encoded by the coding sequence ATGAATTTTATTGAAGCGCTCATCCATTATGGGTTTTTACAAAAAGCCTTACTTACATCCATTATGGTTGGTATTATTTGTGGGGTAATTGGATGCTTTATCATTTTAAGAGGGATGGCATTAATGGGGGATGCAATCTCGCATGCCGTACTTCCTGGTGTGGCATTGTCTTATATTTTGGGTATAAACTTCTTTTTTGGAGCTGTATTCACTGGATTAATAACAGCGTTAGGTATTGGGTTCATTAGTAATAATAGTAGGATTAAGAATGACGTATCAATTGGTATCATGTTCACAGCTGCATTTGCATCTGGGATTATTCTTATTACATTTATGAAAAGCAGCACAGATTTGTACCACATTCTTTTTGGAAATGTACTCGCCGTACGTCCATCTGAAATGTTGTCAACTCTAATCATTGGAATCTTCATTCTTGTTAGTATTTATGTCTTTTATAAGGAACTTCTTGTTAGTTCGTTTGATCCAACGATGGCAGCAGCATATGGATTACCAACTAAAGTTATTCATTATTTCTTAATGGCACTTCTAACATTAGTAACAGTAGCTTCTTTACAAACAGTTGGTATTATTCTAGTTGTAGCAATGCTTATTACGCCGGCATCAACTGCTTATTTATTAACAGATCGGCTGTGGGTAATGCTCTACCTTTCCGCTGGAATCGGTGTGTTGTCAGCCATACTCGGATTGTATTTTAGCTATACCTACAATTTAGCATCAGGTGCGACCATTGTACTTGCTGCAACTGTTTTATTTATTCTGGCATTTTTATTTTCACCAAAACAAGGCTTAATATGGCGCGCAATTAAAAGTGCACGAAAAAGAGAAATGCATTCACAATCATAA